From the genome of Amycolatopsis sp. NBC_01488, one region includes:
- a CDS encoding aminotransferase class V-fold PLP-dependent enzyme, with protein MTFDVDRARRETPGCAEVVHFNNAGSALPPSVVTDTVVDYLRHEALVGGYEAAAEAADRLDAVYASAARLVGGEPDDIALTDNATRSWQAVFYALPFKTGDRILTSRAEYASNAIAFLQVAKRTGAVVEVIGDDESGQLDVEQLRRRVDGDVKLIAVSHVPTQGGLVNPAEEIGAVAEAAGIPFLLDACQSAGQVDLDVTRLKCDALSATGRKYLRGPRGTGFLYVHPRLREHLEPAMLDLHSASWESPTEYVVDPTAKRFEVWERDFAAVFGLGAAIDYALEWGLPAIETRVAALAATLRARLADAGARVHDVGARKCGIVTFSVDGTPAEAIKARLAEATITTSLSTRTSAQFDFTARGLPDLVRASVHYYNTDDEIDLLIRQVEKL; from the coding sequence ATGACCTTCGACGTCGACCGCGCCCGCCGTGAAACGCCCGGCTGCGCCGAAGTGGTCCACTTCAACAACGCCGGTTCCGCGCTCCCGCCGTCCGTCGTGACCGACACCGTCGTCGACTACCTGCGCCACGAAGCGCTGGTCGGCGGGTACGAAGCGGCCGCCGAGGCGGCGGACCGGCTCGACGCGGTGTACGCGTCGGCGGCGCGGCTCGTCGGCGGCGAACCGGACGACATCGCGCTCACCGACAACGCGACCCGCTCGTGGCAGGCGGTGTTCTACGCGCTGCCGTTCAAGACCGGCGACCGGATCCTCACCTCCCGAGCCGAGTACGCCAGCAACGCCATCGCGTTCCTGCAGGTCGCCAAGCGCACGGGCGCGGTCGTCGAGGTGATCGGGGACGACGAGTCGGGGCAGCTGGACGTCGAACAGCTGCGGCGGCGCGTCGACGGCGACGTCAAGCTGATCGCCGTCAGCCACGTGCCCACCCAGGGCGGGCTGGTCAACCCGGCCGAGGAGATCGGCGCGGTCGCGGAGGCGGCGGGCATCCCGTTCCTGCTCGACGCGTGCCAGTCGGCCGGCCAGGTCGACCTCGACGTCACGCGCCTGAAGTGCGACGCGCTGTCGGCGACCGGCCGCAAGTACCTGCGCGGCCCGCGCGGCACCGGGTTCCTCTACGTGCACCCGCGGCTGCGCGAGCACCTGGAGCCCGCGATGCTCGACCTGCATTCGGCGAGCTGGGAGTCGCCCACGGAGTACGTCGTCGACCCGACTGCCAAGCGCTTCGAGGTGTGGGAGCGCGACTTCGCGGCGGTGTTCGGCCTCGGCGCCGCGATCGACTACGCGCTCGAGTGGGGCCTGCCCGCCATCGAAACGCGGGTCGCCGCACTGGCCGCGACGCTGCGCGCCCGGCTCGCCGACGCCGGGGCGCGCGTGCACGACGTCGGCGCCCGCAAGTGCGGCATCGTGACGTTCAGCGTCGACGGCACCCCGGCCGAGGCGATCAAGGCCCGGCTCGCGGAGGCGACCATCACCACGTCACTGTCGACGCGGACGTCGGCCCAGTTCGACTTCACCGCGCGCGGCCTGCCGGACCTGGTGCGGGCGTCGGTGCACTACTACAACACCGACGACGAGATCGACCTGCTGATCCGGCAGGTGGAGAAGCTCTAG